The Paenibacillus sp. MBLB1832 genome has a window encoding:
- a CDS encoding baseplate J/gp47 family protein — MQPPKIDPREISDLIAQMRELAPYYTPEWRFTPDNPDPGSALFLMFADMFHDNIKRLNRVPTKNLIAFLNMFDVTLLPARPASSYLTFVLNEGTKESVFISAGTQVAAAMEETILYETARSVLLTPALLTSVYVTSRKQDIIVRIADDFVEASRQGLPAPKQLFALQEGNNIQAHALYVEHSALFTVTHPAQIEIEFRNSTRRFEEFAMSSQLSDPDLTEWLYGTQEGWKPFDHVEAKGNRVILQKLTREELVLKEVNGLEGHWIQCRLKPHSAERKTLAESRLSMDHISVKTDYIDTLDTGGIQPDQMFYNDVDADPSGFYPFGDQFALYGSFYIGSNEVFTKTDGDIKLSFGLQAIENRFGAELTDQVDWKMVMKKTKFEKPPVVHVTVGQVAWEYWNGTTWVRLDVGKEADKLFYYPLEQKVRKEIQFRCPADLQPTYVNGNENRWIRARILQIENAYVAQALYLSPWIDEVSLTYQFEDRLYQADRCLAFNNTVYEDRTKHSRGLAGGFEPFQPLEGAHPALCISFDTAPVKGPISLFISVKQQRFSEHDVPLLEWEYLRTGAVPGSAPEWAALKVIDETNGLTQSGTVQFVGPSDFAAASVFGQHGYWIRASNRDDLYDHVSGHVVIPMIQGLFMNTVHVLQQETITAEIPLVKGLEELEYQLSRQGIVSEEVWVDETDFVTEEEISEYEQSGVPLMDIRRDSEGNVMQVWVRWTAVRDFTESGSRDRHYVIDRTFGRIRVGDGVQGLHPPKGGLEQLKVTYQVTSGQIGNVPARHINGMQDSIAFVGEVYNPEPASGGCEAEKIESALERGPELLKHRNRAVSSKDYEWLAREAYPNIAKVTCIPNRNAYMQKEIGSMTLVILPKEGQQGSSTFPELKKQVERFILGRASSLVAFPERLQVIEPVYMEISVSATVAVEGMDAVVMTEIQAIEKLTRFLDPLTGNFDSKGWAIGQPIHPSVFYALLKSIRTISHVEKLYMTVFKIEDGVRVELDVNRLPSLPHGIIVSGKHKVVVNVL; from the coding sequence GTGCAACCTCCCAAAATTGATCCCCGAGAAATATCCGATTTGATTGCGCAAATGAGAGAGTTGGCGCCGTATTATACGCCAGAGTGGCGGTTCACGCCAGACAATCCGGATCCAGGGTCGGCGTTATTTCTGATGTTTGCCGATATGTTTCATGACAATATCAAACGATTGAATCGCGTGCCGACGAAAAATCTGATTGCGTTTCTCAATATGTTCGATGTCACGCTGCTGCCGGCAAGACCAGCCAGTAGTTACCTGACTTTTGTGTTAAATGAAGGTACAAAGGAATCGGTGTTTATTTCGGCTGGCACCCAAGTTGCAGCGGCCATGGAAGAGACGATTCTTTATGAAACGGCTCGCAGTGTGCTGCTGACGCCTGCGTTGCTAACTAGTGTCTACGTCACGAGCCGCAAACAGGATATTATCGTTCGGATCGCGGATGACTTCGTTGAGGCGAGCCGTCAAGGACTTCCAGCGCCGAAGCAGTTGTTCGCTTTGCAGGAGGGCAACAATATACAAGCACATGCCTTGTATGTGGAGCACAGCGCTCTTTTCACCGTGACACATCCTGCTCAGATCGAGATCGAATTCCGTAATTCGACTCGGCGGTTTGAAGAATTTGCGATGTCGAGCCAGTTAAGCGATCCAGATCTGACCGAATGGCTGTATGGCACCCAAGAGGGGTGGAAGCCGTTCGATCATGTCGAGGCCAAAGGCAACCGCGTTATACTGCAGAAGCTTACGCGCGAGGAGCTAGTGCTCAAAGAAGTAAACGGGCTAGAAGGGCATTGGATTCAATGCCGCTTGAAGCCTCACTCAGCGGAACGCAAAACGCTTGCGGAGAGCCGATTGTCAATGGATCATATCTCGGTGAAAACCGACTATATCGATACGCTGGACACGGGCGGAATTCAGCCTGATCAGATGTTTTATAACGATGTCGATGCAGATCCGTCTGGCTTTTATCCATTTGGCGACCAGTTTGCGTTATACGGTTCTTTCTACATTGGCAGTAACGAAGTGTTCACGAAAACGGATGGCGATATTAAGCTAAGCTTCGGATTGCAAGCGATTGAGAATCGTTTTGGGGCGGAATTGACCGATCAAGTTGATTGGAAAATGGTTATGAAGAAAACCAAGTTCGAGAAGCCGCCCGTCGTTCACGTGACCGTGGGGCAGGTCGCTTGGGAATATTGGAATGGTACGACTTGGGTAAGGCTCGATGTGGGGAAAGAGGCAGACAAGCTGTTCTACTACCCGCTGGAGCAGAAGGTGCGCAAGGAGATTCAGTTCCGCTGTCCAGCCGATTTACAACCGACCTATGTGAATGGGAACGAGAACCGGTGGATCAGGGCAAGGATTCTACAAATCGAGAACGCTTATGTAGCGCAAGCTCTCTATTTATCGCCGTGGATTGATGAGGTATCGCTTACGTATCAGTTCGAAGATCGTTTATATCAAGCAGATCGCTGCTTGGCTTTCAATAATACCGTCTACGAGGATCGGACGAAACACAGCCGTGGGCTGGCAGGCGGTTTTGAACCGTTTCAGCCATTGGAAGGGGCGCATCCTGCTTTATGTATCTCATTTGATACGGCGCCTGTGAAAGGACCCATCTCTCTCTTCATTTCTGTGAAACAGCAACGTTTCTCCGAGCATGATGTGCCTTTATTAGAGTGGGAATATTTACGTACGGGTGCAGTCCCAGGGAGTGCGCCAGAATGGGCAGCGCTCAAAGTGATCGATGAAACGAACGGCCTGACTCAGAGCGGGACGGTGCAATTCGTGGGTCCTTCGGATTTTGCAGCCGCATCGGTGTTCGGTCAACATGGCTATTGGATCCGTGCGAGTAATCGCGACGACCTCTACGATCACGTGAGTGGACATGTGGTTATTCCGATGATTCAAGGGCTCTTCATGAATACGGTTCATGTCCTCCAGCAGGAGACGATTACGGCGGAAATTCCGCTTGTCAAAGGATTGGAAGAGCTGGAGTACCAACTGTCCAGACAGGGGATCGTTTCTGAAGAAGTGTGGGTGGATGAGACAGATTTCGTGACGGAAGAGGAAATTTCTGAATACGAGCAATCTGGCGTTCCGCTCATGGATATTCGCCGCGATTCCGAAGGCAACGTCATGCAGGTATGGGTACGTTGGACTGCGGTTCGTGATTTCACAGAGTCGGGTTCTAGAGACCGGCATTATGTCATTGATCGTACATTCGGACGCATTCGCGTGGGGGATGGCGTACAAGGCTTGCACCCGCCGAAGGGCGGACTTGAACAATTAAAAGTGACTTATCAGGTGACATCTGGTCAAATTGGCAATGTTCCTGCGCGTCACATTAATGGGATGCAGGATTCGATTGCTTTTGTCGGCGAGGTGTACAACCCTGAGCCTGCATCTGGGGGCTGCGAAGCCGAAAAGATCGAGTCTGCGCTGGAACGCGGTCCGGAACTGTTGAAACACCGCAATCGTGCAGTGTCATCGAAGGACTATGAGTGGCTGGCAAGGGAAGCGTATCCGAACATTGCGAAGGTCACGTGTATTCCGAATCGGAACGCGTACATGCAGAAAGAAATCGGCTCGATGACGCTCGTCATTTTACCGAAAGAAGGACAGCAAGGCAGCTCCACGTTCCCTGAGTTGAAGAAGCAGGTCGAACGCTTTATTCTCGGACGTGCTTCGAGTCTAGTTGCATTCCCAGAACGACTGCAAGTCATTGAACCTGTGTACATGGAAATTTCGGTATCCGCGACCGTGGCTGTCGAGGGCATGGATGCCGTCGTGATGACGGAGATTCAGGCAATTGAGAAGCTGACGCGCTTCCTTGACCCCCTAACGGGTAACTTCGACTCGAAAGGCTGGGCGATTGGTCAACCAATTCATCCGTCCGTTTTCTATGCTTTATTGAAATCCATTCGCACGATCAGCCATGTGGAGAAGCTCTACATGACGGTCTTCAAAATTGAAGATGGCGTACGCGTCGAATTGGATGTCAATCGTCTGCCATCCCTGCCGCATGGCATCATTGTGAGCGGGAAGCACAAGGTTGTTGTGAACGTATTGTAA
- a CDS encoding GPW/gp25 family protein has protein sequence MSEAFLGRGWKFPIQVDPATGRIRMSEFEEDIAEAIRVILGTTQGERVMRPSFGCGIQEFIFDTTDDTTLHLLQTNIEEAIRNWEPRVHEVEVKAIPEAHDPAKVMIHISYTVRSTNNLFNQVYPFYLFEGSK, from the coding sequence ATGTCGGAAGCATTTTTGGGACGAGGCTGGAAGTTCCCGATACAGGTTGACCCTGCAACGGGGCGTATCCGAATGTCCGAGTTTGAAGAAGACATCGCGGAAGCAATCCGTGTCATTCTAGGAACAACGCAAGGAGAGCGCGTCATGCGTCCATCCTTCGGGTGCGGGATCCAGGAATTCATTTTTGACACGACGGATGATACCACGCTTCATTTGCTCCAAACGAATATTGAGGAAGCTATACGCAACTGGGAGCCACGGGTTCATGAAGTGGAGGTCAAGGCGATTCCAGAAGCCCACGATCCAGCCAAAGTGATGATTCACATTTCGTATACAGTTCGCTCGACGAATAACTTATTTAATCAGGTTTATCCGTTCTACTTATTCGAAGGCTCCAAATAG
- a CDS encoding phage baseplate assembly protein V has protein sequence MFKTPDFNIGGMSDFTSQKIGGVMIGVVTNNNDPDKLGRVKLKLPMQNTETETDWVRIATFMGGNDMGSLFIPEVNDEVLVAFHLGELRMPIVIGMLWNPKQKPPAPADKNDLRMIKSRSGHTLSFNDKSGDESITIKTKKGQIVEMKDKDGSISIADASGNNKMLIKGGSANEISIVSQTSKITLNAKGEVSIESTKEIKIKSTQLSIEASATMALKAGATLDIKSDGIINIKGSMVKIN, from the coding sequence ATGTTCAAGACTCCCGATTTCAATATAGGCGGTATGTCGGATTTCACGAGTCAGAAAATTGGCGGAGTCATGATCGGCGTTGTGACGAATAACAATGATCCCGATAAATTGGGGCGTGTGAAACTCAAACTTCCCATGCAAAATACGGAAACCGAGACCGATTGGGTACGGATCGCAACGTTTATGGGCGGCAATGACATGGGCAGTCTGTTCATTCCAGAGGTGAATGATGAGGTGTTGGTTGCCTTTCATTTGGGTGAATTGCGCATGCCTATCGTGATCGGGATGTTATGGAATCCGAAACAGAAGCCGCCAGCGCCTGCAGATAAAAATGATTTGCGCATGATTAAATCGCGATCTGGTCATACCCTTTCTTTTAATGATAAAAGCGGAGATGAAAGCATCACGATTAAGACCAAGAAGGGTCAAATCGTTGAAATGAAAGATAAAGACGGTTCCATCTCCATCGCGGATGCCAGCGGCAATAATAAGATGTTGATTAAAGGCGGCTCAGCCAACGAAATTTCGATTGTGAGCCAGACGTCGAAGATTACCTTAAATGCCAAAGGCGAGGTCAGCATTGAAAGTACGAAGGAAATCAAGATTAAATCCACGCAGCTTAGTATCGAAGCATCCGCCACAATGGCACTCAAAGCGGGAGCTACGCTTGATATCAAGTCAGATGGCATCATTAACATCAAAGGCAGCATGGTGAAAATTAATTAA
- a CDS encoding phage late control D family protein — MALQLETSTFTYDDLAEKYKDFYAPMYLIKVDGSKIDDTITIDMMRVESSIDGTADSFAFRVADAYDITKNDFKYLTTFTLGTTIDIGLGYVDKFTDVFSGQITSIEVEFPENGAPGLVIRGMDHSYLMMKGMKSRSWNKVKYSDVVTKIAKEYGLTTHVDATTTELPVLAQSQCNDYHFIQNLANLVNYDFFVVGKHLYFRKPLTAMSAVLTLEMGKTLRSVSIDMNLADQITGVSVKAWDNKELKVIEGESTSVTKLGSNSKTGKDILSAKGTYVEQMFTNVLSVEEAKSYANAILNRRAMKLVSGTAECIGIPEIRAGRYIKLSGIGKKFDQTYYITGATHILDATDGYITRFQLGGNAV; from the coding sequence ATGGCCCTACAACTAGAAACGTCCACTTTTACATATGATGATTTAGCTGAAAAATATAAAGATTTTTACGCACCGATGTATCTGATTAAGGTAGATGGCTCGAAAATTGATGACACGATTACCATCGACATGATGCGTGTGGAATCATCCATTGACGGTACGGCAGATTCTTTTGCTTTTCGAGTTGCCGATGCCTATGACATCACAAAAAACGATTTTAAATATTTAACGACCTTTACCTTGGGGACAACCATTGATATCGGTTTAGGGTATGTAGATAAGTTTACGGATGTTTTTTCAGGTCAAATTACATCCATTGAGGTTGAATTTCCAGAAAACGGAGCGCCTGGACTCGTCATTCGAGGGATGGATCATTCTTATTTGATGATGAAAGGGATGAAGTCACGTTCTTGGAATAAGGTTAAATACAGCGATGTTGTCACGAAAATTGCCAAGGAATACGGACTTACCACGCATGTTGATGCAACAACGACAGAGCTCCCTGTGCTCGCCCAAAGTCAATGTAATGACTATCATTTCATTCAGAACTTAGCGAACCTTGTGAACTACGATTTCTTCGTTGTCGGGAAGCATTTATATTTCCGAAAACCGCTAACTGCCATGTCAGCCGTTCTAACCTTGGAAATGGGGAAAACACTTCGTTCTGTGAGTATAGATATGAATTTGGCTGATCAAATTACAGGCGTCTCTGTTAAAGCTTGGGACAATAAAGAGCTCAAGGTTATCGAGGGCGAGTCGACAAGTGTGACCAAGTTAGGCTCCAACTCGAAGACAGGCAAAGATATTCTGAGTGCCAAGGGAACGTACGTCGAGCAGATGTTCACGAATGTACTTTCGGTTGAGGAAGCCAAGAGCTACGCTAATGCGATTCTCAATCGCCGCGCTATGAAGCTGGTCAGCGGAACCGCAGAGTGCATAGGAATTCCAGAGATTCGGGCGGGTCGCTATATTAAGCTTAGTGGAATCGGCAAAAAATTCGATCAGACCTACTACATAACAGGTGCAACTCATATTTTGGATGCAACGGATGGCTATATTACTCGTTTTCAACTGGGAGGGAATGCAGTCTAA
- a CDS encoding CIS tube protein, with protein sequence MALKKAKIIVHKGSKTENVDVMFNPGEYTIDTSNEYSWNKVPGLSMPIAQFVSGGTTTLSMDIFFDTYEKGTDVRLLTKKISGLLDIEKEIHAPPLVRFVWGSLDFKGVVVGVNQHFTMFLDSGIPVRAKLKVTFKSTLSKKDQLKQIPRHSADRTKLKMLSQGEQLWSLAANEYEDPTLWREIAKANGIDNPMKVATGRRISVPRLD encoded by the coding sequence ATGGCGCTCAAGAAAGCAAAGATTATCGTTCATAAGGGCAGTAAGACCGAGAACGTCGATGTGATGTTTAACCCTGGCGAATATACGATCGATACATCCAATGAATATTCTTGGAATAAAGTGCCGGGACTGTCCATGCCGATCGCCCAATTCGTGAGCGGAGGGACGACGACGCTTTCCATGGATATCTTTTTTGATACCTATGAGAAAGGGACTGACGTTCGTCTGCTGACGAAGAAGATTTCGGGATTGTTAGATATCGAAAAGGAAATTCATGCGCCGCCGCTTGTGCGATTCGTATGGGGCTCGCTGGATTTTAAAGGCGTCGTGGTAGGTGTGAATCAGCATTTCACGATGTTTTTGGACTCTGGCATTCCAGTTCGCGCGAAGCTGAAGGTGACCTTCAAGTCCACCCTGAGCAAAAAAGATCAATTAAAACAAATACCAAGACACTCGGCTGACCGAACGAAGCTGAAAATGTTAAGTCAAGGCGAGCAATTGTGGTCCTTGGCGGCCAACGAGTACGAAGATCCGACGCTGTGGCGGGAAATCGCCAAAGCCAATGGGATTGACAATCCGATGAAAGTTGCCACGGGACGCCGCATTTCAGTCCCAAGGCTGGACTAA
- a CDS encoding phage tail protein: MTKPTKLRNIGGAFRFKVELDGLIVGGFSEVTGMKSEIEVKPFWEGGLNTHPHYMVQHTKFPNIVLKRGISNASELWDWYYNASQGKITRKNGSIILYNTEGNEMCRWNFTNAFPVKWNGPDLNATSVNVAIESIELVHEGLKTIFKK; this comes from the coding sequence ATGACGAAACCAACGAAATTGCGCAACATCGGTGGTGCCTTTCGCTTCAAAGTCGAGCTCGATGGTCTGATTGTCGGAGGTTTCTCCGAAGTGACGGGCATGAAGTCGGAGATCGAAGTGAAGCCCTTCTGGGAGGGTGGCTTGAATACGCATCCCCATTACATGGTTCAACATACGAAGTTCCCCAACATTGTGTTAAAAAGAGGAATTTCGAATGCCAGTGAGCTATGGGATTGGTATTATAATGCTTCTCAAGGCAAAATCACACGGAAAAACGGCTCTATCATTCTATATAACACCGAGGGTAACGAGATGTGCCGGTGGAATTTCACCAACGCATTTCCTGTGAAATGGAACGGACCTGATTTGAATGCAACGAGTGTCAATGTGGCGATTGAGTCCATTGAGCTGGTGCATGAGGGTTTGAAGACGATTTTTAAAAAGTAA